From the genome of Streptomyces sp. NBC_01260, one region includes:
- a CDS encoding acetyl-CoA C-acetyltransferase, whose amino-acid sequence MSGTTGTTSVIVAGARTPMGRLLGSLKSFSGADLGAFAIKAALERAGIGGDQVEYVIMGQVLQAGAGQMPARQAAVKAGIPMNVPALTVNKVCLSGLDAIALADQLIRAGEFDIVVAGGQESMTNAPHLLPKSREGHKYGAIEMLDSMAHDGLTDAYENIPMGESTEKHNTRLGLDRAAQDEIGAQSHQRAAAAQKNGLFEAEITPVEIPQRKGDPVLFSKDEGIRAETTAESLGKLRPAFAKDGTITAGTSSQISDGAAAVVVMSKARAEALGLDWIAEIGAHGNVAGPDNSLQSQPSNAIRHALKKEGIGVEDLDLIEINEAFAAVAVQSMKDLGVTSDKVNVNGGAIALGHPIGMSGARVVLHLALELKRRGGGTGAAALCGGGGQGDALILRVPGK is encoded by the coding sequence ATGTCAGGAACGACCGGTACCACCTCTGTGATCGTCGCGGGCGCCCGTACGCCCATGGGCCGGCTCCTCGGCTCGCTGAAGAGCTTCTCCGGGGCCGACCTCGGAGCCTTCGCCATCAAGGCGGCGCTGGAGCGGGCCGGCATCGGCGGCGACCAGGTCGAGTACGTGATCATGGGCCAGGTGCTGCAGGCCGGGGCGGGGCAGATGCCGGCACGGCAGGCCGCGGTCAAGGCGGGCATCCCGATGAACGTTCCGGCGCTCACCGTCAACAAGGTGTGCCTCTCCGGGCTCGACGCCATCGCGCTGGCCGACCAGCTGATCCGCGCCGGTGAGTTCGACATCGTCGTGGCCGGCGGCCAGGAGTCCATGACGAACGCCCCGCACCTGCTCCCGAAGTCGCGCGAGGGCCACAAGTACGGCGCGATCGAGATGCTCGACTCCATGGCGCACGACGGCCTGACCGACGCCTACGAGAACATCCCGATGGGTGAGTCCACCGAGAAGCACAACACCCGCCTCGGGCTGGACCGCGCGGCCCAGGACGAGATCGGCGCCCAGTCCCACCAGCGGGCCGCCGCCGCCCAGAAGAACGGCCTCTTCGAGGCCGAGATCACCCCGGTCGAGATCCCGCAGCGCAAGGGCGACCCGGTCCTCTTCTCCAAGGACGAGGGCATCCGGGCCGAGACGACCGCGGAGTCCCTCGGCAAGCTGCGCCCCGCCTTCGCCAAGGACGGCACGATCACCGCGGGCACCTCCTCGCAGATCTCCGACGGCGCCGCCGCGGTCGTCGTCATGAGCAAGGCCAGGGCCGAGGCGCTGGGCCTGGACTGGATCGCCGAGATCGGCGCCCACGGCAATGTGGCGGGCCCGGACAACTCGCTCCAGTCCCAGCCGTCCAACGCGATCCGGCACGCCCTCAAGAAGGAGGGCATCGGCGTCGAGGACCTCGACCTCATCGAGATCAACGAGGCGTTCGCGGCCGTCGCCGTCCAGTCCATGAAGGACCTCGGCGTGACCTCCGACAAGGTCAACGTCAACGGCGGCGCCATCGCGCTCGGTCACCCGATCGGGATGTCCGGCGCCCGCGTGGTGCTGCACCTGGCGCTGGAGCTGAAGCGGCGCGGCGGCGGCACCGGAGCGGCGGCGCTGTGCGGCGGCGGCGGTCAGGGCGATGCGCTGATCCTCCGCGTTCCGGGCAAGTAG
- the meaB gene encoding methylmalonyl Co-A mutase-associated GTPase MeaB, translating into MVDVPTLVEQAREGRPRAVARLISLVEGASPQLREVMAALAPLAGNAYVVGLTGSPGVGKSTSTSALVSAYRRQGKRVAVLAVDPSSPFSGGALLGDRVRMSDHASDPGVYIRSMATRGHLGGLAWSAPQAIRVLDAAGCDVILVETVGVGQSEVEIASQADTSVVLLAPGMGDGIQAAKAGILEIGDVYVVNKADRDGADATARELNHMLGLGASRGPGDWRPPIVKTVAARGEGIDEVVEALEKHRAWMEEHGVLAERRASRAAHEVETIAVTRLRERIGDLHGDRRLGALAERIVAGRLDPYTAADELVAGLTGEA; encoded by the coding sequence ATGGTGGACGTCCCCACCCTGGTGGAGCAGGCCCGCGAGGGCAGGCCGCGGGCCGTGGCCCGGCTCATCTCCCTGGTGGAGGGGGCATCGCCGCAGCTGCGCGAGGTGATGGCGGCCCTGGCGCCGCTGGCGGGCAACGCCTATGTGGTCGGCCTGACCGGATCGCCCGGTGTCGGCAAGTCGACATCCACGTCGGCGCTCGTCTCCGCGTACCGGCGGCAGGGCAAGCGGGTCGCCGTGCTCGCCGTCGACCCGTCGTCGCCCTTCTCCGGCGGCGCCCTGCTCGGCGACCGGGTCCGGATGTCGGACCACGCCTCCGATCCGGGCGTCTACATCCGCTCCATGGCCACCCGCGGACATCTGGGCGGCCTCGCCTGGTCGGCACCGCAGGCGATCCGGGTGCTGGACGCGGCCGGCTGCGACGTGATCCTGGTGGAGACCGTGGGCGTCGGCCAGTCGGAGGTGGAGATCGCCTCCCAGGCCGACACCTCCGTCGTCCTGCTCGCCCCCGGTATGGGCGACGGCATCCAGGCGGCCAAGGCCGGAATCCTGGAGATCGGCGATGTGTACGTGGTCAACAAGGCCGACCGGGACGGTGCGGACGCCACCGCCCGCGAGCTCAACCACATGCTGGGCCTCGGGGCGTCCCGGGGCCCCGGCGACTGGCGGCCGCCGATCGTGAAGACGGTCGCCGCCCGGGGCGAGGGCATCGACGAGGTCGTCGAGGCGCTGGAGAAGCACCGGGCGTGGATGGAGGAGCACGGAGTGCTCGCCGAGCGGCGCGCGTCCCGCGCCGCCCACGAGGTCGAGACGATCGCGGTCACCCGGCTCCGCGAACGCATCGGCGACCTGCACGGCGACCGCCGCCTCGGCGCTCTCGCGGAGCGCATCGTGGCGGGCCGGCTCGACCCGTACACGGCGGCGGACGAACTGGTGGCGGGGCTGACCGGGGAGGCCTGA
- the mce gene encoding methylmalonyl-CoA epimerase, with protein sequence MLTRIDHIGIACFDLDATVEFYRSTYGFEVFHSEINEEQGVREAMLKINETSDGGASYLQLLEPTREDSAVGKWLAKNGEGVHHIAFGTADVDADAADIREKGVRVLYDEPRTGSMGSRITFLHPKDCHGVLTELVTSRTEH encoded by the coding sequence ATGCTGACGCGAATCGACCACATCGGGATCGCCTGTTTCGACCTCGACGCCACTGTCGAGTTCTACCGCTCGACCTACGGGTTCGAGGTCTTCCACTCCGAGATCAACGAGGAGCAGGGCGTACGCGAGGCCATGCTCAAGATCAACGAGACGTCGGACGGCGGCGCCTCCTACCTCCAGCTGCTGGAACCGACCCGCGAGGACTCGGCCGTCGGCAAATGGCTGGCCAAGAACGGTGAGGGCGTGCACCACATCGCCTTCGGTACGGCCGACGTGGACGCGGACGCCGCGGACATCCGGGAGAAGGGTGTCAGGGTGCTGTACGACGAGCCCAGGACGGGTTCGATGGGGTCCCGGATCACCTTCCTGCACCCCAAGGACTGCCATGGCGTCCTCACCGAACTGGTCACGTCCCGGACGGAGCACTGA